Below is a window of Undibacterium sp. YM2 DNA.
GATTGCTGTGCTGGAACCTGGGTATAACCCAGGCCCATGAAGTCGGGCGCGATGCAGCGGCGGTAAGGTGAGAGCAGGTCTATCGCACCACGCCACTGGAAACCATTCAGTGGAGCGCCGTGCAAGAACAGGGCGGCGTCACCCCGACCTCGTTCGACATAAGCGATTTTACCGAATGGCAGGTTGGCAAAACGACGCATGGCGTGAAATGCTGCGGCATCTGTCGCTGGCTGCTGTATATCTGGTTCTTTGGATAGTGCCTGGGCTGGCATCAGCATTGTGGCGCTGAGGTTGCCAACGATGGTAACGATGACTGCGGGGCTGAGTTGCAAGAAAAGCCGTCTCTTCATTTTTATCTCCAGATGGGATTTATTCGTGAACCGTAACAATGAAGACGATGCTAGCAACATCATGTTGAAATGGCGCGCACAGACAGCCGGCCATGAGCACAGACGGATGATTTGCGCTACATTAATACTTCTTCAGGTATGCATACTTTGAGGGCGCGATGACCAGACCTGCATGCTATCCCCATCCATCTGCTGCGCTGCTGGGCAGTGCTGGCAGCCATGATTTGCCGCTGCTTGATGTGCTGACCTCACCTGTACCACCTGGCCTGTTCAATTCCCCTGTCGATGCACGTCATGTACTCTGCCTGCATCTTGGTGACCCTGTGCCTGTGTCTTACCGCGCCGGTAATTATGAACGCCAGGGCGTGCGCCTGCATGGGCAGTTCTGTGTCGTACCTGGCGGCTCCAGTACGCGCTGGACACTGACCCAGCCCGCCACATCTTTGTTGTTGCGCCTGTCACCACAAATCCTGAACGACACTGCTGAGTCCATGAACCTGGGCACGCAGAATACCCAGCTTGCGCCAGCCATACACATACGTGACCCACAAATAGAATGCATAGGCTGGATGATGCAGGCTGAGGATCGCGACGCTTATCCAGGCGGGCGTATTTTTGCCGACAGCCTGGCAGTCGCCCTGGCGGCCCGCCTGTTTGCCGTGCAGTCTCGCAAGCCAGCGACAGACCCGGCAACCGGTCCCGGCTTGCCAGCCTGGCGGCTGCGTCATGTCATTGATTATGTAGAGGCACATCTGGATAGTGACCTCACCCTGGCCGAACTCGCTGCCGTGGCCGGGTTCAGCCTGTCGCACTTTAAGACCTTGTTCAGACAAGCGATGGGCATGCCGGTACACTGCTATGTCATGGAACGACGCCTCAATCGTGCACGCCAGCTCATGATGGAAGGCAAGCGGAGCATGACAGACATCGCGCTGGAAACCGGCTTCGCGCACTCCAGCCACCTGGCCCGCAGCATGCGCCGTGTGCTGGGTTTGAGTCTGGCGCAAATTCGGGGAATGACGGATCATCGAACGCGATAAAATAAGCGGGGTTCTGAGTGATCAATCTTGAATCAGTTGATGCGGTATATGTGAAAGGGAGTGTCCGATGAAGTCTCTGTTTGCGGTTTTGCTGTTTCTGGTTTCACTGAATGGGTTTGCAGAAGAACCGCCAGCTCTTGTCAAAAAACTGGTCGAAGGATCTCCCTGGGTGTTTACGACAAAATACGAGAACACGGTGATACAGTTCAGGCTGACTGCTGAAGGTGAGTTTCAAAAACTGGGGCAAGACGGGGATTGGAAAAAAGTAGCTTTGTCTCAGGATGGAAATATCAACTGGCAAACGCTCAAGGGACATGAGATAAGTATCAGGCTCAACGAAGCCGGGGAACCGGTCGCAGCGCATTCCAAACATGCCTCGACTTTTAAATCACAGACTAAAAATCCCTAGAAGTTATTTTTGCTTGCCTGTTCGTTTGGGAGACAACTATCTTTTACTTTGAGAGAGTAAGAGAAGATGCAGGTGTGGGAGCTTGACTGGTTCGAGAAATTTATTTTGTCGAACCAGTCAATTCGTCAGATTTACTCATCCTTTGGCAAGGATGGAATTTTATTTCAACCTATCCCATGCGCCTGTTGATCTGCATGGTAGCTTGAACGCACCATTGCGCCTACGGCGGCATGGGCGAAGCCCATTTTGTAGGCTTCTTCTTCGTACATCTTGAACACATCCGGGTGGACATAGCGGCGTACTGGCAAGTGGTGGCCGCTTGGTGCCAGGTACTGGCCTATGGTCAGCATATCGACATTATGGGCGCGCATGTCGCGCATGACTTGCAGGACTTCTTCATCGGTTTCACCGAGGCCAACCATGATGCCGGATTTGGTTGGGGTGTTCGGGTGTTGTTCCTTGAAGCGTTTCAGCAGGTTCAGGGAATATTCATAATCAGAACCCGGGCGCGCTTCCTTGTACAAACGTGGCGCGGTTTCGAGGTTGTGGTTCATGACATCTGGTGGTGCCATGTTCAAGATTTCCAGCGCGCGGTCCATGCGGCCACGGAAATCCGGTGTCAGGATTTCTATGCGCGTCATCGGCGACAATTCGCGTACGCGGGTAATGCATTCGGCAAAGTGGGCGGCACCGCCATCGCGCAAATCATCGCGATCTACTGAAGTGATGACGACATAGCTGAGCTTCAAGGCAGCGATGGTTTTTGCCAGGTTGGCTGGTTCATCGACATCAAGCGGATCAGGGCGGCCATGGCCGACGTCGCAGAAGGGGCAACGGCGGGTGCATTTGTCACCCATGATCATGAAGGTGGCCGTGCCTTTGCCAAAGCATTCGCCTATGTTGGGACAGGAGGCTTCTTCGCAGACTGTCACCAGTTTGTTGGCGCGCAGGATATCCTTGATTTCATAGAAGCGGGTGGTCGGTGAACCGGCCTTGACGCGTATCCAGTCTGGCTTGGGCAATCTTTCCATCGGCACGATCTTGATAGGGATGCGTGCAGTCTTGTTTGCCCCTTTTTGTTTCTCGGTGGGATCGTAAGCGGCGGTGGCGACGGGTGTGTTTTCGGTTGTCATGGTATGAAGCGATGTCGAAAAATCAGGGGGCAGTCAAAAGATCTTGCAAATTCTGTGCGAGTGCATTCTGGACTTGGCTTAGCGGCACGGTCACGCCCAGGGTTTTCATGTCCACCGTGGCAAGGCCAGCATAGCCGCAGGGGTTAATCCAGGAAAACGGTGTCAAATCCATATTTACATTCAGTGATACGCCATGATAGGTGCAGCCGTTGCCGCGCACTTTCAAGCCCAGGGCGGCGACCTTGGCGCCTTGCCATTGGCCGTCGCTGACATAGATGCCAGGCGCGCCTTCCTTGCGTTCACCAGCGAGATTATACGCTGCCAGGGTGTTGATGACTGCCTGTTCTATCTTGTTGACGAATTCGCGGGCGAATAATCTTGCCTTGGGATGGCTGCGGCGCAAGTCTATTAGCAGGTAGATCACAACCTGGCCAGGGCCGTGGTAGGTGACTTCACCGCCACGGTCGGTCTGTACTACCGGGATGTCATGGGCAGCCAGCACATGTGACTGGTCAGCGCCCAGGCCCAGGGTATACACGGGCGGGTGTTCGACGATCCAGAATTCATTTTGCGTATGCTCATCGCGCGCATCAGTAAACGCGCGCATGGCGTCGAAAGTGAGCTGATAGGGCTCAATGCCGCGGTGGATGATGCGGGGTGTGACGTTGGGGGCGAGGGCAGCTTGCATAGGCTGCTAGTGTAACATTTTGTGGGGGCGAGGTCTTTGCTTGTGTAAATGCCATGTTAGAGAGATAAGTGATAAGTTTATGGTGGGGGGAGGGGATTGAGGTTGGGACATAACGTAGGTTGGGCCAGGCCTCGCTAGGCTACGCTTCACCAGCCCAACACTCGGCCTATAAATGACGTATTCGTTTATTAAAGGCCCAGTGTTGGGCTGATAACCCGTAGCCCAACCTACAAGAAATGACGACCTCGCTTATCAAATCCTGACTGCCATGGTCTTCTCGACCCTTGCTCTGCCACCCACCATGAGGCTGGGTATCTGGCCTTGTTGTATGTCAAGCTCCACCTTGATCAGGCTGGGAGAGGCGGGTTCCATGAGTACGCCTTGTTCTATTTGCAAGGTCGGGCCTTGGATGTTGTATTGGCTGTAGAGCAGGCATGCCAGTGGCCCGGCGGCGGTGCCGGTGGCGGCTTCTTCGCCTATGCCATAACGCGGGGCAAACATGCGGGTGCTGGCGGCGTGGCTGCTGTCTTGTACGTCAAGCGTAAAGGGATAGAAGCCGACCAGATCCAGCTCTTCGCTGATGTTGCCGATTTCTTCATGATCGGGCTGGATATTGGCCAAGCATTCGCGGCCTATGATGGGGATGGCAAGGAATGCATTGCCGGTATTGACGATGGTAGGCAGGCGTTCACGCAGCAAGTCATGTTCGGTCAGGCCCATGCTTTGCAAGATGCGTTCATACAGGCTGGCAAAGCCATCACTGTCATCGGCAGAAATGCTTTGGTAGCGCGGCGTGCTTTGCTGCATGAAGGCCAGCTCACCCTTGATGAGAATGTCGCGGTTACCATCTATGGTTTGCTTGCTGCACAGGCCTTCGCTGACTTTACCGAGTTCACGCAAGAGTGAAAACGTAGCAACCGTGGCATGGCCACAATGGGCAATCTGGCGGTTTGGGGTGAAGAATTCCAGCTTGTAGGTGGCGCAGTCCGAGTTTGAGACAAAGGCAGTTTCTGACAAGCCTACGGCGCGGGCGATCTGTAGTTTTTGTTCTGTCGTGTAGCTATCGGCATTTAATACTACTCCAGCCGGGTTACCACCTTCATTTTCCTGGGTAAATGCGTGAACGATATGTACTTCTATCGGCTTGCCCATGTCCATTCCTGAATTTATTGGAATGGACATTATAGGTGGCTAAGTCATGGATATGCCAGCCGGATTTCTAGAGCACTTATTTGGTATGCGCAGCAATGACGTCAGAGGTATTTTTGACGACGCAAAATTCATTGTGCAGGCTGGCGAGGTGGATGCGGTGGATTTCTTCTGCTGGTATCAGCTCACCATTGACACCAGGGCGGTCAAAGGTGGCGCAGGCATCGGCCACGAGCTCTACGCTAAAGCCGAGGTTGCCCGCCATGCGGGTGGTGGTTGATACGCAGTGGTCTGTGGTCAGGCCAGCAATAACAAGTTGCTTGATGCCCTTGGCTTGCAACCATGCTTCGAGCTCAGTGCCAATGAAGCCGCTGTTCACTTTCTTGGTGAAGATGGTTTCACCTGGCAACGGGTGTGCCAGGGCTTTGAATTCAAAGCCCTCTTGTCCGGCACGCAGGGGAGAATCTGGCTCTTGCGACTGATGCCGTACATGGATCACAGGCTGTTCTTGCTCACGCCAGTGTTGCAGCAGGGCAGCCATATATTGCTCGGCCGCCGGATTATTGCGCTGTCCCCACTTGGGATGATCAAAGCCTTGCTGTACGTCAATCAGGATTAGTGCAGTCTGTGCCATATTCGCCCCGGTGCTGCTTTTAGTGTTCAGGCAAATGCCTGGCTCAATTTACGTGTCAGTTTTTGCAGGTAGCTGGTGCCAGCCATGGTTTTTACATTGATCACGCTGGATACGGCAGACAATTCGATAACACTGGCTTGATTCTCAGCTTCGATCACGACGAATTGATTGGCTGGTATGACCATGGATTCGCCAGTGCTGAGCCAGTAATCATCCACCTGGCCAGCAACTGTCAACCAGACGCGGCCGCATGCCACTTCAATTTTACGGGCATGTTCGGCTGTGCCAGACAATGTGCCACCAGCGGCGATCATGTATGATGGGTTTGCGAAATTATTTGTCATTTCCTTACTCCTGTTTTTTTACTGCTAAAGTGGCAATGCATTCTGCTGTATAGAGAGTGATATTCACTTTGTTGCACTGCGATGAAAGCATTGTAGTCTTGCATCACAAGAAAATAAAACGAGTAATTTTTGAATGCCTTGCTAAAATAATTCACAATAAGATCGTAATAAGCTTATAACAAATTCACACTCAGCTTTCCCTCAGCTTACCTTCAGTTTATATAATATGGATTTCCGAAGACTCCCTAATCTCGCTGCCCTGCGTGCCTTTGAAGCGGCGGCGCGCCATCAGAATTTTTCCAAGGCTGCGCAAGAAATCCACCTGACCCATGGGGCGATCAGCCATCAGGTAAGGGCATTGGAAGAAGAGCTGGGCGTACCCCTGTTCATTCGCCATGGTAAGCGCATCAGCATCACGCCTGATGGCGAGCAATTTGCTGCGACCATCCGAAAAGCACTGATGGACCTGGGTGATGCTGCTGATTTGCTCAAGAAACGCAACAAGCAAAAGCGTCTGGGCATTACCTCGCTGCCATCGTTTGCGGCGCGCTGGCTGTCACCGCGCCTCGGGCGCTTTATCGAACATCACCCTGATCTGGAAGTCAGCCTGCAGTCGAGTAGTCACCTGGCTGATTACAATATGGAGTCGATAGATGTGGGCATACGCTTTGGCCTCGGTAATTACCCGGGCATGATCAGTGAATTATTGATGGGGGATTATTATTACCCTGTTGCCAGCCCGTATTATCATGGCGGGCAGTTGCCACAAACACCAGCTGAACTGGCCAGCATGCAATTATTGCGTTGTGATGGTGAACCCTGGGAGCCGTGGTTTCGCGCTGCCGGACTGGATAATGCTGAGCCGACTGGTGGTCTGGTATTCCAGGACTCATCCATGCTGGCACGTGCCGCAGTAGATGGCCAGGGTATCGCTCTTGGCAGGCATATTATTGTGCAGCCGGATATCAAGGCGGGCTTATTGCAGCGCCTGTTCAATATCGATATCCCTTGTGAAGTTGCTTATTACCTGGTCTATCCACCAGAGGCACTGGCCAAACCACAGGTCAAGGCATTCAGGGAATGGTTGCTGGCAGAAGTCGCTGAAGAGAAAAAGCAAATGGACATGTCAGGGGCTCTGACATAAGAGGTGTGCCTGACTGGCTGTGACCAGTCAGGCAAGATTGCTTACAGCACGAATTTCACCATAGGGTGAGACGACAGCGCGCGGTACAGATTATCCAGTTGCTCGCGGCTGGTGGCAAATACTGTCACCGTCACCGAGATGTAGGCACCTTTGCTGGATGGGCGCATCTCTACCTTGCCTGCATGAAAGGTCGGGTCAAACGAAGTCACGACTTCCACCATGGTCTGGGTGAAATCATCATGCATAGGTCCCATGACCTTGATGGGAAACTCACTAGGATATTCAATCAGACTTTCTTCGGGGGGATGGGTCTCATTTCCATAATGTTTCCAAATCTCAAAATAACTTAATGTCAGTATATGGGGTCTTGCTATTAAATTCCAATAGCATCGCTCGCTGCCCGCATGTCAACATGCCAGCTTTTGCTTCAGGCATGAAAGGCTGCAAGCGATGCGAAAGGCACATGCAAAGACTCGGTCTGTGCCAGTTCTTCCAGCAAAAAATCCACGGTCGCCTTGACGCGGGGCGCGATCAGGGCGCGGTGTGGATATTGCAATACCATCTGTCTATTGCCTGCTTCATGAAAAGTGCCGAGCACAATCTTGAGCTTGTTGTCGCGCAAATAACGCCATGAATGATGCACTGCCACCTGGGCAATGCCCAGACCCATGATAGCCGCCTGCACGGCAGATTCTGGCGCTGACACCGTCAGGTCAGGTTCACGCGGGTAAGGGCGATTTATCTCACCCTGCCTGAGCTTGAGGTTCCAGGTCGTCATTTTGCCATTCAAAAAACGCACGGCGATTTGCTTGTGATGATCCAGATCACTGATCTGTTGCGGCACGCCATATTGCTCAAGGTAAGAGGGCGCAGCCGCCAGTACGGTGTACAGAGGGCAGACTGCGCGCGAAATGATGCTGGAATCTTCTATCATGCCACCGCGCAAGGCCAGGTCATAACCGTCACGCACCAGGTCTATGCGATGGTCATCAAAGTCTATCGCCAGCCGCAAGCCGGGGTGGCGCAGCCGCAGTTTGGGTAACAATGGCAGCAGGTAATGCTGACCAAAGGCATTGCCTGTCGATATCCTGACTTGGCCAACCACTTCTGCATGCTGGCGGCTGACACTCTCTACTGCATGGTCAAGTGCATCTATCGCTGCGCGCGCGTTTCCCAAAAAAGTCTGGCCTTCGCTGGTCAATTGCAAAGAGCGAGTGCTGCGGTTCATGAGGCGCACGCCCAGGGTTTGCTCCAGGCCCGCCACATTTTTGCTGACCGCTGCTGCCGAAATATGCAGTGCCTTGGCCGCAGCCGCAAAACTGCCCCGGTCTGCCGCCTGTATGAAAGACAGTATGGCGGGAATACGTTGAGAGGCATCGAGCTTCATATTCGTAACCTGAAGTTGTGAGTGAAAATAAGAATAGCTGGCTTATCAATATTAATCAATGAGATCACAATCACTTCCGTCAACACATACATGGGAGTAAAAAATGCAAACAGTTACAAAAACAGTCGCAGTTCTGGGTAATGGTATCGTTGGCGTTGCCGTCGCCAAAGGCTTTGCCAGCCTCGGCTATCAAGTGATCTTTGGTACACGTAACCCTGATAGCGATAAAAGCAGGGAGGCGCTGGCAGTAGTGCCAACGGCAACGGCCAGCGGCTATGCAGATGCTGCGAAGGCCGCCGACCTGGTTTTCCTGGCCCTGCCATGGGATGGCTTATCTGAGAGCCTGGCACTGGCTGGTCCTGCCAATTTTGCTGGTAAAACCGTCATTGATGCTGTCAATCCATTACTGGATTTTGCTGCAGGCTCACCCAGGCTGGCGGTAGGCTTCAGTGATTCTGCCGGTGAGCTGGTACAAAGACTGCTGCCACAGGCGCGGGTGGTCAAGGCTTTTAATACCATCGTGTTTACGCACATGGTGCAGCCAAAATTTTCAGATGGTCAGCCGGATATGTTTATTGCCGGGAATGATGCAGGGGCCAAACAGGAAGTGACAGCCATCCTGCGTGATTTTGGCTGGCGTGGCGCGATTGACATGGGTGACATTACGGCAGCACGTTTGATTGAGCCGCTGGCGATGTTGTGGATCAGCTATGCATTCCAGCGTCAGCATTGGACGCATGGGTTTAGTTTGTTGGGGCAGGCAAAGGCGGAGTAGGCTTTTAATCGTAGGTTGGGCTACGGTTTACCAGCCCAACACTGGGCGTTTAAATAACGTATACGTTTGCAGAGGCTGAGTGTTGGGCTGATGAAGCGTAGCCCAACCTACGCCCGTGCGAAGTTTACGGCATGCAAATCAAACTGCCTTGGCCACCTGATAAGCCGCATACAACTGATGATAAACCGCACCGGGTTTGCCATCGCCTATCACCGTATCATCGAGCTTCACTACCGCCAGCACTTCCTTGGTGGCAGATGAGAGCATGACTTCATCTGCTGCAAAGACTTCTTCGCGGGTAATGCGGCGGGCTTCGAGCTTGATATTGTTGGCGGCACACAGTTCTTCTATGAGACCGTAGCGTATGCCTTCGAGTATCAGGTTGTCTTTAGGCGGGCCCATGAGGACGCCATCCTTGACTATCCAGACATTCGATGCCGATGCTTCGGTCAGGTAACCGTCGCGGAATTGTATGCTCTCTGTCACGCCGTTTTCGGCGGCGTTTTGTGCCGCCAGCACGTTACCCAGCAAGGAGATGGATTTGATCTCGCAACGCAGCCAGCGCTTGTCTTCCATGGAAACACAGGCTACCCCGTTTTCACGTGCTGTGGCTGTTGGCAGGACGATGGGGTTGGTCATGATGAAGACTGTAGGAGTGATTTCATCCTTGGGGAAGGCATGGGCGCGCTTGGCAACGCCACGGGTCACTTGCAGATAGACCATCTGGTCGTCTGCATCATGGGCTGCCATGACCTTGGCGATCAGGGCCAGCCACTCTTCCTTGCTGTGCGGGTTGGTGATGCCTATGGCAGCCAGGCTGCGGAACAGGCGTGCCAGATGCTGGTCGGCACGGAACATCTTGCGACCATACACAGGGATGACTTCATAGATACCATCACCAAAGATAAAGCCACGGTCAAGTACCGGGATTTTGGCTTCGGACAGGGGTGTCATTTCGCCATTGAGATAGACCAGGGCTTCGTTCATGATAGACAGGGCAGGTAAAAAAGTGAGGAACTTATTCTTACATGGAAAGCCGTCTTCGCTTATGCAAATACGGCATACGGGCATAGCCCGGGTTTATGTGTGAGCATCAACCCGGGCCAGTTTGCGTCAAGAGTTACTTGAACATCAGGCGTATCGAATCCCAGGCACGGCCAAAGATGCTGGCCTGGTTGACTTGTTCCAGTGCAATCACTGGTACTTCGGCAACTGCTTTGCCATCGAGCATGACTTTCATGACGCCGACCTTGCTGTTTAATGCAACAGGGGCAACCAGCGGGTCCTTGCGTTCCAGTGCCGGTTTTAGTTTGGCGGCAGAGCCTTTTGGCAATGTGATATACAGCTCACGGTCAAAACCTATCTTGACCTGAGGCTGCGTGCCTTTCCAGACTTCTGGCGTGGCAACGGCCTGGCCTTTGTCATACAGCTTCAGGGTTTCAAAGTTCAGGAAACCCCAATTCAACAGTTTCAAACTTTCCTGTGCACGTACAGAGTCACTTTCGGTGCCGATGACCACTGAGATCAGGCGGCGCTGGCCTGTGCCATTCGGGCGGTTGGCCGACGAGATCAGGCTATAGCCACCTCCAGTGGTATGGCCGGTTTTCATGCCATCGACCGTAGGGTCTAGCATCAGCAGGCGGTTGCGGTTGGGCTGGGTGATCTTGTTATAGGTATAGCTCTTGGTAGAGTAATACGTCTTGTAGAACTCAGGGTGATCAATGATCAGGCGCGCTGCCAGTGTCGACAGGTCTTGTGCCGTAGAGTAGTTGTCCTTGCTGGGCAAACCGTGCGGATTGGCAAAGCGGGTGGCTTTCAGGCCCATGCGCTCTGCTTCGCGGTTCATTTGCACGACAAAGGCTTCTTCACTACCGGCCACGGCTTCTGCCAGGGCAACGGCGGCATCATTGCCGGACTGTACGATCAGGCCATACAGCAATTCATTGATGGTGACTGGTTTGTTTGGTTCGATAAACATCTTGGAGCTGCTGCCATCGACTTTCCAGGCGCGGGTAGAGACATTGATGCTCTGGTTCAGGTCCAGCTTCTTGTCCTTGAGGGCAGAGAACACCAGGTAAGCCGTCATGATCTTGGTCAGCGAGGCTGGCTCTACGCTCATGGTAGGTTCTTGTGCGGCGATGACCTGATTGCTGGTGGCATCGAGCAAGAGCCAGGCTTTTGATGCAATGGTAGGTGAAGGCAGGGTTTGCGCGACTGCGGCTGACATGGTCAGCAGCGAAACGGCAATTGAGGCGAGGAATTTTTTCATTGATGAACTAGTAAAACAAAGGGTGACAAAAAACGAATAGTAGTGGGTTCGCCAGATGCATGGTCAGTTGTTGTCTGCATGGAATCTTGCGGTGACATCATCAGGTTTTATCCCACATGCTGATGATATGTTGTTTGATATGGTGCAGGCGGCGATGGAAGAAATGGTCTGCGCCGGGTATGACGGTCACGGGTATGTCTTGCGGGCGCAGCCAGTCCAGCACCGCAGAAAGGGGGATGGTTTCATCCAGCTCGCCATGCACCAGGATAGTGTTGGCAGGTATCGCAGGCATATCCCATTTGCCAGCGGCCGCACCGACCAGTGCCAGGCGTTCTGCGGGTTTGCCATTTTCCTGCAAACGCTGTTGCAGGCGTGCCTGCACAAAAGTACCAAAGGAAAACCCAGCCAGGGCCAGTGGCAGATCCGGGAAACGCGCGCGCATGGCCGTCAATAATAATTCCATGTCGTCAGTTTCCCCCATGCCTGCATCATGCGTACCTTCTGACTTGCCGACTCCACGAAAGTTCATGCGTACGGCGACGTAACCCAGGGCAGTGAAGGCGCGCGCCAGGGTTTGCGCGACCTTATTGTCCATGGTACCGCCATATAGCGGATGCGGATGGGCGACCAGTGCCAGGCCTATCGGGGTGGCATGGGTTTCAGTATCAGGCAGGTCCAGCGCGCATTGCAAATTGCCAGCGGCGCCCTGGAGTGAAAAGTGTTCAGTCTGGGCATTCATGATAATTGGACCCTCAGACTTTCAAACGTTCGACGATACCGCCGCCTATCAGGTCGACATCAATGATTTCATCAATATCGGATTGATCGACATAGGTGTACCAGGTTCCTTGCGGATAGACTACGAGGACAGGTCCATCGTCGCAGCGGTCAAGGCAACCTGCCTTGTTGATGCGGATTTTGCCGTGACCATTCATGTCCAGCTGTTTGATACGGCGTTTGGCATGTTCCTGGGCGGCTTGCGCACCACGGTCAGCGCAGCAAGGGCGACCGTCTTCGCGCTGGTTCAGGCAAAAAAAGACGTGTTTTTGAAAATAAAGTGCTTCAGACATAAGATATCCAGCCTGCGGTTGATACCGCCACCGGGTGATGGCGCTTGTTGCCCGCTATGATACTGCAATTGCGCAGTCAGGGGACTTTTACACCGGACGCGGCTTGCGTAATAGCGCCCAGATCGCCAGAA
It encodes the following:
- a CDS encoding alpha/beta hydrolase, whose translation is MNAQTEHFSLQGAAGNLQCALDLPDTETHATPIGLALVAHPHPLYGGTMDNKVAQTLARAFTALGYVAVRMNFRGVGKSEGTHDAGMGETDDMELLLTAMRARFPDLPLALAGFSFGTFVQARLQQRLQENGKPAERLALVGAAAGKWDMPAIPANTILVHGELDETIPLSAVLDWLRPQDIPVTVIPGADHFFHRRLHHIKQHIISMWDKT
- a CDS encoding ferredoxin, which produces MSEALYFQKHVFFCLNQREDGRPCCADRGAQAAQEHAKRRIKQLDMNGHGKIRINKAGCLDRCDDGPVLVVYPQGTWYTYVDQSDIDEIIDVDLIGGGIVERLKV
- a CDS encoding D-alanyl-D-alanine carboxypeptidase family protein — translated: MKKFLASIAVSLLTMSAAVAQTLPSPTIASKAWLLLDATSNQVIAAQEPTMSVEPASLTKIMTAYLVFSALKDKKLDLNQSINVSTRAWKVDGSSSKMFIEPNKPVTINELLYGLIVQSGNDAAVALAEAVAGSEEAFVVQMNREAERMGLKATRFANPHGLPSKDNYSTAQDLSTLAARLIIDHPEFYKTYYSTKSYTYNKITQPNRNRLLMLDPTVDGMKTGHTTGGGYSLISSANRPNGTGQRRLISVVIGTESDSVRAQESLKLLNWGFLNFETLKLYDKGQAVATPEVWKGTQPQVKIGFDRELYITLPKGSAAKLKPALERKDPLVAPVALNSKVGVMKVMLDGKAVAEVPVIALEQVNQASIFGRAWDSIRLMFK